A single Pseudomonas sp. DC1.2 DNA region contains:
- a CDS encoding amino acid ABC transporter ATP-binding protein, translated as MSEAIKQPVSPEGIIQMQGVNKWYGQFHVLKDINLNVKQGERIVLCGPSGSGKSTTIRCLNRLEEHQQGRIVVDGVELTNDLKQIEAIRREVGMVFQHFNLFPHLTILQNCTLAPMWVRKMPKRKAEEIAMHYLERVRIPEQAHKFPGQLSGGQQQRVAIARALCMKPKIMLFDEPTSALDPEMVKEVLDTMIGLAEDGMTMLCVTHEMGFARTVANRVIFMDKGEIVEQAAPNDFFDNPQNDRTKLFLSQILH; from the coding sequence ATGAGTGAAGCGATCAAACAGCCTGTGAGCCCTGAAGGCATTATTCAGATGCAGGGCGTGAACAAGTGGTACGGCCAGTTCCACGTGTTGAAAGACATCAACCTGAACGTCAAGCAGGGCGAGCGTATCGTTCTGTGCGGTCCGTCGGGCTCTGGCAAGTCGACCACCATCCGTTGTCTCAACCGTCTGGAAGAACACCAGCAGGGGCGTATCGTGGTTGACGGTGTTGAACTGACCAACGACCTCAAGCAGATCGAAGCGATCCGCCGTGAAGTCGGTATGGTGTTCCAGCACTTCAACCTGTTCCCCCACTTGACCATTTTGCAGAACTGCACCCTGGCGCCGATGTGGGTGCGCAAGATGCCGAAACGCAAGGCCGAGGAAATCGCCATGCACTATCTGGAGCGCGTGCGCATTCCGGAGCAGGCGCATAAATTCCCTGGGCAACTGTCTGGCGGTCAGCAACAGCGCGTGGCGATTGCTCGTGCGCTGTGCATGAAACCGAAAATCATGCTGTTCGATGAACCGACCTCGGCGCTCGACCCGGAAATGGTGAAAGAGGTTCTCGACACCATGATCGGCCTCGCCGAAGACGGCATGACCATGCTCTGCGTAACTCACGAAATGGGCTTCGCGCGCACCGTGGCCAACCGTGTGATCTTCATGGACAAAGGCGAAATCGTCGAACAGGCCGCGCCGAACGACTTCTTCGACAACCCGCAGAATGACCGCACCAAACTGTTCCTGAGCCAGATCCTGCATTGA
- a CDS encoding DUF1120 domain-containing protein, whose protein sequence is MKPLIVGACLLAPALGWIVPAYAQECRLNVNESRMDFGLMNRAILEPQASEQSLGERHLSLNLNCPEPADMSLAYKALAAGHEYFRFTDKGRYDIHVSEGVLDGQAVDLGLLAGRGQAPSARASALGWRPDHVIVPLKDGAPAVGSAFSVQLKIRAWAKVEATRVRDAVTWEVAGLFDTADGNARELTLQARFAPAACVPSLSNGGVVDFGRLWAKNLNADQDSALPSRTLILSIGCDAPTHFALRMQDNRKGSATGGIDETAYGLGQDNSQNNIGRYFLYFDPFDFSADTLPRLYRTDSTTNGVAWSSASASPIPIGNNSFLGFTDTQGSQAGPTALQNLSGEVSIRALLAPMNNLDLSNEVLLDGSGTLEIVYL, encoded by the coding sequence ATGAAACCATTGATAGTCGGTGCCTGCCTCCTGGCACCTGCGCTTGGCTGGATCGTCCCGGCGTATGCACAAGAATGCCGATTGAACGTGAACGAGTCGCGTATGGATTTCGGCCTCATGAACCGTGCCATCCTTGAGCCCCAGGCGAGCGAGCAGTCGCTGGGAGAGCGTCATCTGAGCCTGAACCTGAACTGCCCTGAACCGGCGGACATGAGCCTGGCGTACAAGGCCTTGGCCGCCGGTCACGAGTATTTTCGGTTTACCGATAAGGGGCGCTATGACATCCACGTCAGCGAGGGTGTGCTTGACGGTCAAGCAGTGGACCTGGGCCTGCTCGCTGGCCGTGGCCAGGCACCGAGCGCCAGGGCCAGCGCGCTGGGCTGGCGACCGGACCACGTCATCGTGCCCCTAAAGGATGGCGCGCCAGCGGTCGGCAGCGCTTTTTCGGTGCAACTGAAAATCCGCGCCTGGGCAAAGGTCGAAGCCACCCGCGTTCGCGACGCGGTGACTTGGGAGGTCGCAGGCCTGTTCGACACCGCCGACGGCAATGCCCGAGAGCTGACGCTGCAAGCACGTTTTGCCCCGGCGGCCTGTGTGCCGAGCCTGTCCAACGGCGGCGTAGTGGATTTCGGGCGCCTGTGGGCAAAAAATCTCAATGCCGATCAGGACAGCGCCTTACCCAGCCGGACGCTGATACTGAGCATCGGCTGCGACGCTCCCACGCACTTTGCCCTGCGCATGCAAGACAACCGCAAAGGCTCAGCCACCGGAGGCATCGACGAAACGGCCTATGGGTTGGGCCAGGACAATAGCCAGAACAATATCGGCCGCTATTTCTTGTATTTCGATCCGTTTGACTTCAGCGCCGACACCCTGCCGCGGCTCTACCGCACCGACTCGACCACCAACGGCGTCGCCTGGAGCAGCGCCAGCGCCTCCCCCATTCCCATCGGCAATAACAGTTTCCTGGGTTTCACTGACACCCAAGGCAGCCAGGCCGGCCCCACGGCCCTGCAAAACCTTAGCGGCGAAGTGAGCATCAGGGCGTTACTGGCCCCCATGAATAACCTGGACTTGAGCAACGAAGTGCTGCTGGACGGTTCCGGCACCCTTGAAATTGTCTACCTCTGA
- a CDS encoding CynX/NimT family MFS transporter: protein MNLKTENAMSRERTVTPPKRTAEFDELLIDAEADDEEVQQRHPVLRRPWLLLLGLIWVALNLRPALSSMAPMLSEVSKTLGLSAAQAGLLTTLPVLCLGVFAPLAPILARRFGAERVVLGILLMLACAIILRSTFGEVGLFAGSVLAGASIGIIGVLLPGIVKRDFPKQAGAMTGVYTMALCLGAAMAAGATVPLSEHFGKSWALGLGFWGVPAVVAAIFWLPQVGQKHSAHNVAYRVRGLLRDPLAWQVTLYMGLQSSLAYIVFGWLPSILIGRGLTPTQAGLVLSGSVIIQLVSSLAAPWLATRGKDQRLAIVVVMCLTLSGLFGCLYAPLEGLWGWAIVLGLGQGGAFSLALTLIVLRSRDAHVAANLSSMAQGFGYTLASLGPFAVGIVHDWTGGWTALGWIFGVIGLGAIIAGLGAGRARYVQVDSQKV from the coding sequence ATGAACCTTAAAACCGAGAACGCTATGTCCCGCGAGCGCACTGTCACGCCCCCCAAACGCACGGCGGAGTTCGACGAGCTGCTGATTGATGCCGAGGCCGATGACGAAGAGGTCCAGCAACGGCATCCGGTCCTGCGACGGCCGTGGTTGTTGCTGCTCGGATTGATATGGGTGGCGCTGAACCTGCGTCCGGCATTGTCGAGCATGGCGCCGATGCTCAGCGAGGTGTCCAAGACCCTCGGTTTGTCGGCGGCCCAGGCGGGGTTGCTGACCACGTTACCGGTGCTGTGCCTCGGGGTGTTCGCGCCGTTGGCTCCGATCCTCGCGCGGCGCTTCGGTGCCGAACGGGTAGTGCTGGGAATTCTGCTGATGTTGGCGTGCGCGATTATTCTGCGCAGCACGTTCGGCGAGGTTGGCCTGTTCGCCGGCAGCGTTCTGGCAGGGGCAAGCATCGGCATCATTGGCGTGTTGTTGCCGGGTATCGTCAAGCGAGACTTCCCGAAGCAAGCCGGTGCCATGACCGGCGTCTACACCATGGCCTTGTGTCTGGGGGCCGCGATGGCGGCTGGTGCGACCGTGCCGCTGAGCGAGCACTTCGGCAAGAGCTGGGCCCTGGGCCTTGGTTTCTGGGGAGTCCCTGCGGTGGTCGCGGCGATATTCTGGTTGCCGCAAGTTGGCCAGAAACACAGTGCGCATAACGTGGCGTATCGGGTTCGCGGCCTGTTGCGCGATCCACTGGCCTGGCAAGTGACGTTGTACATGGGGCTGCAATCTTCCCTGGCGTACATCGTGTTTGGCTGGTTGCCGTCGATCCTCATTGGCCGCGGTCTGACGCCGACCCAGGCAGGACTCGTGTTGTCGGGGTCGGTGATTATCCAGTTGGTCAGCTCGTTGGCGGCGCCCTGGTTGGCAACGCGCGGCAAGGATCAGCGCTTGGCCATCGTTGTGGTCATGTGCTTGACCCTCAGCGGTTTGTTCGGTTGCCTCTATGCGCCGTTAGAGGGCTTGTGGGGCTGGGCGATTGTGCTGGGCCTGGGGCAGGGTGGTGCGTTCAGCCTGGCGCTCACCCTGATCGTGCTGCGTTCGCGCGACGCCCACGTGGCCGCCAACCTGTCGAGCATGGCTCAGGGTTTTGGTTACACGCTGGCGTCCCTCGGGCCGTTCGCCGTCGGCATCGTGCATGACTGGACCGGCGGCTGGACCGCGCTCGGCTGGATCTTCGGTGTGATCGGCCTCGGCGCGATTATCGCCGGCCTGGGCGCTGGGCGTGCGCGTTATGTGCAAGTCGACAGTCAGAAAGTCTAG
- a CDS encoding FadR/GntR family transcriptional regulator yields the protein MPAIFPLIKRSLVDQALDQLRLRITEGVWTVGQRLPTEPELSAELGISRNTVREAMRVLAFSGLIEIRQGDGSYLRAVVDPLDTMKALSRCTHEQARETRHIVEVEAIGLAAVRRTDADLLALREALSVSGSHYHGDLDSYIACDLVFHRRLVDAAHNPALSELYRYFSSLIGAQLRQTLNITPRRQAVFDLHVDLLDAVEQRDPQRAKALCRQLINEP from the coding sequence ATGCCAGCAATTTTCCCACTCATAAAGCGCTCCTTGGTCGATCAAGCCCTGGACCAGTTGCGACTGCGCATCACCGAGGGCGTATGGACGGTGGGCCAGCGTTTGCCGACCGAGCCAGAGCTGTCCGCTGAACTGGGCATCAGCCGCAACACCGTGCGTGAAGCCATGCGCGTGTTGGCGTTTTCTGGGTTGATCGAGATCCGTCAGGGCGATGGCAGTTACCTGCGAGCGGTGGTGGATCCGCTGGACACGATGAAAGCGCTGTCGCGTTGTACCCATGAGCAGGCCCGGGAAACCCGGCACATCGTTGAAGTCGAGGCCATTGGCCTGGCCGCCGTGCGCCGTACCGACGCAGACCTGCTGGCGTTGCGTGAAGCCTTGAGCGTCAGCGGCAGCCACTATCACGGTGATCTCGACAGTTACATCGCTTGTGACCTGGTGTTCCATCGCCGTTTGGTGGACGCCGCGCACAACCCGGCGCTCAGCGAACTCTATCGCTATTTTTCCAGCCTCATCGGCGCGCAACTGCGCCAGACTTTGAACATTACCCCACGACGTCAGGCCGTGTTCGACCTTCATGTCGATCTGCTGGATGCCGTCGAGCAACGCGACCCGCAAAGGGCCAAAGCCTTGTGCAGGCAGTTGATCAATGAACCTTAA
- a CDS encoding DUF1120 domain-containing protein — MKFVQLTLAALPLIAGSALAAQSVDLSIKGLVSPTSCTPVLSGSGVIDYGKISQQDLKFDQGTRLPVRHLALTIACNGQSRFALRMRDNRDGSANVNSEIYYGLGRDPSGNKIGLYSVSFDPTQTTADLLPQIYGTESTTAGVAWRSASVQPIDIGARSYLGFTDIAGSTAGPIALQNLSSTITVETVISAKQNLDLSREIYIDGSATLEVVYL, encoded by the coding sequence ATGAAGTTTGTGCAACTCACTCTGGCGGCACTGCCACTGATAGCAGGGTCGGCGCTCGCCGCCCAAAGCGTCGACCTGAGCATCAAAGGCCTGGTCTCCCCGACCTCTTGCACACCTGTGCTGTCCGGGAGCGGCGTGATCGACTACGGCAAAATATCTCAGCAAGACCTCAAATTCGACCAAGGCACCCGGTTGCCCGTCAGGCACCTGGCACTGACCATTGCATGCAACGGCCAAAGCCGCTTTGCCCTGCGTATGCGCGACAACCGCGACGGTTCGGCGAACGTAAATAGCGAGATTTATTACGGACTGGGCCGTGACCCCAGTGGCAATAAAATCGGCCTGTACTCGGTAAGTTTTGACCCGACACAAACGACCGCGGACCTGCTGCCGCAGATCTACGGCACTGAATCCACCACCGCAGGTGTTGCCTGGCGGAGCGCCAGTGTTCAGCCGATTGACATCGGCGCACGCAGTTACCTGGGCTTCACCGACATCGCCGGCAGCACCGCCGGCCCCATCGCGCTGCAAAATCTGAGCAGCACGATCACAGTCGAAACGGTGATATCCGCCAAGCAGAACCTGGATTTGAGCCGCGAGATTTACATTGACGGCTCGGCCACGCTGGAGGTGGTCTATCTCTAG